Proteins encoded within one genomic window of Ranitomeya variabilis isolate aRanVar5 chromosome 4, aRanVar5.hap1, whole genome shotgun sequence:
- the LOC143768208 gene encoding formyl peptide receptor-related sequence 1-like — translation MASYSSDVREAHGAYGGQACLRYDEQFRQRKAVHPAIRWDQKDIGLWLRVMAPIKFGHSFQSGAGTSGQGASQGSSSGTGGQSGQPGGQKHGVCWQFNKGQCLSSLLVWIVGHSYVYWGAKRADVRPDGRQLGFSRDVAVIRSPGEYDEIDYVKILEKTSITLYSIVSALGIIGNGLVIWIVGFRMKNTISAVWFLHLAIADFLCCSSLPLRIADWATLPSDSPHFARCIVNIFLFNVNMSASVLLLTAMSTDHWVSVMWPFWAKVHRSRNLVRITAAIIWGLSVIVAGALYYVYDYHVGDLGEWCRYYYYRSPYNPELHLTIQWIRFIIMCVIPFLIIVASYVTIFYKLRKSKRSQRSQRSSRIITAVISCFFICWFPYYIWPLIYWYYWDYIISFYGDYIKIYYWYRMTFHIVNAITTSLACLNSCLNPIIYVFLTPDFQHGFLSSIPSRLERAFGDHPNDLSRERGDTGDTRTTAV, via the exons ATGGCGTCTTATTCCTCAGACGTTC GTGAGGCGCATGGGGCCTATGGAGGTCAAGCATGTTTaaggtatgatgagcagtttcggCAGCGGAAGGCGGTTCATCCTGCGAtccggtgggatcagaaggacattggcTTGTGGTTGCGCGTGATGGCACCAATTAAGTTTGGTCACTCCTTTCAGAGCGGGGCCGGAACTTCCGGCCAGGGCGCTTCACAAGGTTCCTCTTCAGGAACCGGGGGTCAATCGGGACAACCCGGCGGTCAGAAGCACGGCGTCTGTTGGCAGTTCAACAAGGGCCAGT GTTTGTCCTCGCTGTTGGTGTGGATTGTTGGCCACTCCTATGTGTACTGGGGTGCAAAGCGGGCAGACGTCCGACCAGATGGAAGACAGCTCGGCTTTTCCAGGGATGTTGCCGTCATCAG GTCACCTGGCGAATACGACGAGATAGATTATGTTAAGATTCTAGAGAAGACGTCCATTACATTATACAGCATTGTTTCTGCTCTCGGGATTATCGGTAATGGATTAGTCATCTGGATTGTCGGATTCAGGATGAAGAACACAATCAGTGCCGTGTGGTTCCTCCACCTGGCCATCGCGGACTTCCTGTGCTGCTCATCTCTCCCCCTGAGAATTGCTGACTGGGCTACACTTCCCTCAGACTCCCCACATTTTGCACGTTGTATAGTGAACATTTTTCTGTTTAATGTGAACATGAGCGCCAGTGTTCTCCTCCTGACAGCCATGAGTACTGACCACTGGGTGTCCGTCATGTGGCCATTCTGGGCCAAAGTCCATAGATCTCGTAACCTGGTGAGAATCACTGCAGCGATCATCTGGGGGCTGAGCGTCATTGTGGCCGGTGCTCTGTATTATGTATATGACTACCATGTAGGTGATCTAGGTGAATGGTGTCGATATTATTATTACAGATCTCCTTATAACCCAGAGTTACATCTGACCATTCAGTGGATCAGATTCATTATAATGTGTGTGATCCCATTTCTCATCATCGTCGCCTCTTATGTCACCATTTTCTACAAACTTAGAAAAAGTAAGAGATCCCAGAGATCTCAGAGATCCTCCAGGATCATCACCGCTGTTATATCGTGTTTCTTCATCTGCTGGTTTCCGTATTACATCTGGCCACTAATATACTGGTATTATTGGGATTACATAATATCCTTTTATGGAGATTACATAAAAATCTATTATTGGTATCGCATGACATTCCATATAGTAAATGCTATCACTACCAGCCTGGCTTGTCTGAACAGTTGCCTCAATCCGATCATTTATGTGTTTCTGACACCAGATTTCCAACACGGTTTCCTCAGCTCCATCCCCTCCAGGCTGGAAAGAGCCTTCGGTGACCATCCTAATGACCTGAGCAGAGAGCGAGGAGACACAGGAGACACTCGCACTACTGCTGTGTAA